The DNA sequence CAGGGGATGGATGTGCAGACCAATATTGCCTTGCCGCTTTTGCCCAACCGCCCCTCTCTCAAAGAACTCCGCCGGCAAGTACAGCAAGCTGCCGAACAGGCCAACATCGCCCACAAGTTGGCGGCAGAAGTCAGCCGTCTATCGGGTGGGGAGATGCAACGTGTGGCCATTGCCCGCGCCTTGGTCAACAGTCCCAGCTTGCTCATTGCCGATGAGCCTACCGCCCACCTCGATCAAGCCAACGCTCAAGCCATTTTGACACTTTTTGCAGCCCTCAAGGCGCAGGGCAAGACCATCCTCCTCACAACACACGACCCCGCCGTAGTCCGACATCCGTTGGTAGACCAAGTCCTGACAATGCGCGACGGACGCTTGATAGACGGGGTTTGAGGGCGCTAACAGCAAGCACTCCCCTACTGCCAGCCCGTTGCTCGCTACTTCAATGGTATAAATCAGATGGGGTTTGATTCCATCGGTGTGCTCAGAGGCTTCAACTTGTCTCGGAGCTGGAACTCCGAGTTACTTTTCCAAAATATGTAGCGGTTTGAAGACAGTTGCAGATAACCTATAGGCCAACATTCTATCACAATTCCATAACTTTATTCCCCCAAAACAACCTTTTCTTTTTAGCGATATTTGTACAGTAATATGTCTAACCTGTACTATGCGTTGGTCTGTTTATTTATGTTTCACCATATGGTTTTGCCAGCTGCATATAGGCTACAGCCAAGCCGTGGAAGCACCCATTGTGGATGATTTGCCCTACAACCCACATTGGAATTTGAGTACAGAGGCTGCTCAACAGCTCCGCCACAATCCCAGCAGCCAAGTACGCTTGCGTATGTTGTTGGATTTGGCGGGTTATTATTTGAGACACAACCCTGATACTGCTTGGACTTATGCACAAGAAGCGCATTATTTGGTGTTGGCAAGCAAAAAAACAAGGCCGAGCCATATAACAAGCATCCTAAGAAGGTGAGAAGTGTTGTTTTTCATAAAAAGTGATGGTTCACATTTGGGTTGGTTTGACGAGCCAAAAGTCTGTCAAATAAACACAGAAGCCTATTTATTAGGATAGATAAAAAGGCAATAACCACAGAAAGGGGGCTTATAAAACAGCAATCTTAATATTGCCAAAACACCTTATACACATTGACTTAATACAAACAACAAACCATAAAAAATACAAACTAAACCTTGGTGAGTTGTGAGTTCGTAAATCGTAAATCCCATTTACCTCTATCCAAAATATGCGAGCCGGTAGCGGCTTTCGAGCGTTTGTTGGAGTTTTTCGATGGTTTTGAAAATATTGCGTAGCGTTTGGCGTTCGAGTTTGTTGAGATTTTCGGGATGGATATACCGCCCACTATCTTGGTGGGCGAAGCCGTGCCGTGCACGCATCCGCATCAAGATTTCGTAGGCCATCGCAGAGGCTTCGGCCAAATCTTTCAGCGCCGGAACATGTGTGGCTATCCACAAAAACCGATCTTGGGTACTGCCATAGCCGGGCAGGCGCTGGTCGTAGGTCAGTACTCTGGCTGCATCGGTGAGGGGCATCATTGCCCGTGCTTTGATATCGAAAGCATCTTTGTGATCGCCCCCTTTTTCGACAATAAAGTTGCGGAAGAAGCTCAGTGGCGGTGGATTTTGGAGGGCATTTTTGGCCAAAAAATTCAGGAAGACCTCCTGTTTATCCAGCAGGGCAAAGATATATTGCTTGAGTTGGTCGGCCAAGGCCTCCTCTCCGGCAATAGGCCGGAAGTCGAAGAAAATGGTTGTCTGCATCACTGCTGCCGGTGAAGGACTGAGCACCCATTGGCTGAAGTATTGTTGCCACTGACTGACGGAGGCACACCATTTGGGGTTGCTAGCCATCATATCGGCACGGCAGCGCTCGAAGCCACAGGCTTCTAAGATGGCTACTATCCGCTGCCCCAAGGCCAAAAAACGCTGGTGGACTGCCTCGGCTTCCTCCGGTGGTGGGTCTTGGTAAATGAGAGCGCTGTCTTGGTCGGTGCGTAGGAGTTGCTCTTTGCGCCCTTCGCTGCCTAAGGCCAAAAAGCAAAAATCGAGCTGGGGCAAGGGCAGCCCTTGGGCTTGCATTTCGGTTTGGGCAATGCGTATGGCTTGTTGGATAAGCACATCATTGATTTCGGTAATCACCTGAGAGACAAAGCCCATTGGCAGGTCTTGGTATACATATCCTTCGACTAACTCGGCGGCCTTGTCGCGCAGGGCGGCTAAGGCCGCCACTTCTTGGGTTTGTAACATTTCTTTGACCAACAAGGCGGGACTGCTGCCTTGGGCAGTCAATACATCGCGTTGTGAGATAATGCCCAAGGCAGCGGTCTGCGGTGTACCGTCTGTGGTAACGCAAAGATGGGTGATTTTGTAACGCATCATCGCTTGGGTCAGCTCTGCGGTGCTAAGCTGGGGTTTGACAGTACGCACGGGGCTGCTCATTACCGTGCTGACGGCGGCGGTCTTGATAGCTTGGGGATTGGCCACTACCTTGCGCCTCAGGTCTGAGTCGGTCAGGATACCCAAGGGCAGCCCTTGGTCATCGGTGATGAGGATAGAGCCTACATTGTGGTGGCTCATCAGGGCGGCAGCGGCTTGGATGCTGGTTTGGGGAGCGCAGGTAACGGGTGTACGGCGTAGCGCAACTTGGATGGTTTCGACAGGGTTGAACTGCCGCTGAAATCGGGTTTTGCTTTGCCAAGCCCGCTGGGCTTTGTGGGTTTCGGCAAAGGCCTCAGGCTTGAACACTGACACTCCCGACGCAAACCCTGCTGCCATATACAAGGCCACCTCCGGGTGTTGTTGGATAATGGCCCGAAACCCTTCATTGGGCACCAAGCACAGGAGCGAGTCTTCGTCGGCAAGGGCATCGGCTAGGTAGTCGTCGGCACCGATGACGGCACGAATGCCAAATACATCGCCCTCATCGCAGATGTCGAGCAGGCGGCTTTGGTCTTGTAAGAGGCGTATACTCCCCTTTTTGACCACAAAAAAATGGGGCAGGGGCCGTTGTCCTTGGGCAAACAAACGTTCGCCTTCGGGAACAAACTGCAACTTGACCTGTGCTGATAGTTGACGCAGCGCTTCTGCTCCCAACTGGTCGAAGGGGGGGTAATGCTGCAAAAAATCACTCATTTCTTGAACCATTCCGGGTGCTGCCATAGGTTTAAGGAGCTAGATTTATATTAACTTATGCCAATACCGTCGTGTCTTTTATGGTGACCCTACAAATATAATGTTTTTCTAAGGAGGTTATAATGGCAAGTGAAGTACTTGATAGCCCCGATATGATTGTCTAATTTCTTAGAAAAAGACAATGTTTCACGCACCAAACGGCTGCATCTTTGCCTAAGCGTATTGTTAAATCTTTCTATATGATTGGTATAGCCTTTTTCTTTGCCTGCGGCGATATGTTTTTCTTGCTCTAAAATATGATAGCCCTTCCAAAAATCTGTAAAGAAAGTGGCATTGGTCTTGAAAATAGCAGGTATTTTGTCAAATAAAGCCCGGGCATCTTCTTGCCCTCGTCCACCTACGTGAAAGGCTATAATTTGTCGATTAGCTGTATTCATTACCAACCAAATCCATTGTTTGTTCTCTTTCTTGGCCACAAAGCTCCACATCTCATCTGCCTCAAAGCGATACAACTCATACAAAACGCCTTCTTTTTTTTCGTACAGGTTTTTCATCAAAATATCATTGATTTCTTTGAAACTCTCAAAATCATCACTTAAATCTTGTTCAAATGCCTCAATATCTTCCCATGAACCTGCAGGCTCAAGCGGTGCAGCGTTTTTTTTAAAGCCCCGATTTCATAGATATATTTATCAAATTTATCTTCCAAATGAGCCTCCATAGCGGCTTGGTCTGGCAAATCAGCACACAAATCCTCAGGGCAAGAAGCATATAACTCACTGATGTAACTTTGAAGCCAAAGCTCGGAGACTTCCACCGCACGAGCAATGCCTGCTAAAGATATTCTCTCTAATAAAAGCTTGTTTATCAAGGCTTTTTCTTTTTCTGAAATCAATTTATGGGTCGGATGAAGCACAAATTGGCGACCACAATCTTTACACAAATGGTTTTGTTTTCCATTGTGGATATGCCCATTGCGTTTCACATTTTGGCTTTGGCAAGAAGGACAAGTAATCATAGGAAAATGCAATTTATCAAAGTATGAGTTTTTTTGTAAATTTACACAAATTTTCCTAAAAGCATTACTTGTTATACACTACCGTTTTTTTCAACACAAATTTAAGTACTTTGAAGTACTTCCCCAATTTTTATGAACAAGCCCTGTTACTTGATATTAAGGTAGAATCAGTATTATTTTTGTTTTTATCTTTTTTTTAATTTTTTTCCATTGCAGCCCGAAAAGATTAATGAAAAAGCAAGGAACATTGTTATCCATTTAGTTTTCATAATCTTACAGTTTTTAAGGGTTATTGAATAGCAATCTGTTTTTTGTTTTCGATGTAGTCTTTTTTCTTTGCCACTTTAATCGAAAGAACACCGTTTTTCATTTCAGCCTGAACCTTATCCTGGTCGGCGCTTTCGGGCAATTGAAACATTCGTTGGAACGAAGCATAGCCGTATTCGCGACGCATCCAGTTTTTGTTTTTTTCTTCTTTTTCGTATTTCTTTTCAGATGAAATAATCAAACAATCGTTTTGTATTTCGATTTTTACGTCTTTCTTATCAAGTCCGGGCAAAGCCACACTTACTTCAAAAGCCTTGTTTTCGTCTGCTATATTAACCGATGGAATTGTTGCAATTTCTTCGTTATGAGATATGTCATCGGTTATTTTTTTACCGAACATTTTTTCCACAACATTTGGAAATTTCGGTTTTATATCTGAAATATTCCACTTGAACAGTTTCATAACTTAAATTATTTATGGTTAAACATTTGGGTAAATTTTAAGAATACATCTGGGGGTAACAGCCCCACAGATGCATCTTAAAAATTATTCTATTATGAAATTGAAATTTGTTTTACGGGTTTTGGTTTTGCTTCTTCTTTTTTAGGAATTGCTAAACTCAAAACACCGTTTTCGTATTTTGCAGAAATTTTTTCTGCGTCAATAGTTTTCGGCAAAGTAAACGAACGGCTAAACGATTGATAACTGTACTCACGTCGAGTATAGGTTTCACCCTCTTTAGTTTCGTTTTCATTTTTCTTTTCAGAGGAAAT is a window from the Eisenibacter elegans DSM 3317 genome containing:
- a CDS encoding DUF294 nucleotidyltransferase-like domain-containing protein, with product MAAPGMVQEMSDFLQHYPPFDQLGAEALRQLSAQVKLQFVPEGERLFAQGQRPLPHFFVVKKGSIRLLQDQSRLLDICDEGDVFGIRAVIGADDYLADALADEDSLLCLVPNEGFRAIIQQHPEVALYMAAGFASGVSVFKPEAFAETHKAQRAWQSKTRFQRQFNPVETIQVALRRTPVTCAPQTSIQAAAALMSHHNVGSILITDDQGLPLGILTDSDLRRKVVANPQAIKTAAVSTVMSSPVRTVKPQLSTAELTQAMMRYKITHLCVTTDGTPQTAALGIISQRDVLTAQGSSPALLVKEMLQTQEVAALAALRDKAAELVEGYVYQDLPMGFVSQVITEINDVLIQQAIRIAQTEMQAQGLPLPQLDFCFLALGSEGRKEQLLRTDQDSALIYQDPPPEEAEAVHQRFLALGQRIVAILEACGFERCRADMMASNPKWCASVSQWQQYFSQWVLSPSPAAVMQTTIFFDFRPIAGEEALADQLKQYIFALLDKQEVFLNFLAKNALQNPPPLSFFRNFIVEKGGDHKDAFDIKARAMMPLTDAARVLTYDQRLPGYGSTQDRFLWIATHVPALKDLAEASAMAYEILMRMRARHGFAHQDSGRYIHPENLNKLERQTLRNIFKTIEKLQQTLESRYRLAYFG
- a CDS encoding IS1 family transposase, translated to MKNLYEKKEGVLYELYRFEADEMWSFVAKKENKQWIWLVMNTANRQIIAFHVGGRGQEDARALFDKIPAIFKTNATFFTDFWKGYHILEQEKHIAAGKEKGYTNHIERFNNTLRQRCSRLVRETLSFSKKLDNHIGAIKYFTCHYNLLRKTLYL
- a CDS encoding Hsp20/alpha crystallin family protein — encoded protein: MKLFKWNISDIKPKFPNVVEKMFGKKITDDISHNEEIATIPSVNIADENKAFEVSVALPGLDKKDVKIEIQNDCLIISSEKKYEKEEKNKNWMRREYGYASFQRMFQLPESADQDKVQAEMKNGVLSIKVAKKKDYIENKKQIAIQ
- a CDS encoding IS1/IS1595 family N-terminal zinc-binding domain-containing protein, with translation MITCPSCQSQNVKRNGHIHNGKQNHLCKDCGRQFVLHPTHKLISEKEKALINKLLLERISLAGIARAVEVSELWLQSYISELYASCPEDLCADLPDQAAMEAHLEDKFDKYIYEIGALKKTLHRLSLQVHGKILRHLNKI
- a CDS encoding ABC transporter ATP-binding protein, giving the protein MSYLIQLSEVSKIFNAQQPNEVRAVQEVSLQLSAGVCAVLQGASGSGKTTLLTLIGCLSKPSLGRYQCMGEEVSRWSEKFLTQFRRRHIGMIFQHFNLVQGMDVQTNIALPLLPNRPSLKELRRQVQQAAEQANIAHKLAAEVSRLSGGEMQRVAIARALVNSPSLLIADEPTAHLDQANAQAILTLFAALKAQGKTILLTTHDPAVVRHPLVDQVLTMRDGRLIDGV